CGCTCACCCAGACCCGCCCACACGGCAGCCCGACGTGTTCCAGGAACAGCCGTTGCAGCTCAGTCACCCGTGCGACGTGGTCCGCCGCCGCGACGGTGTGCCGCGTGAACGGGTAGTCCGCGAAGGCCGCGCCCAGGGTCGCCGCCGCGGCGTCGAGGTCGGCTGCGGTGCCGAGGCGGATCAGGTGAGCAGCGCTTCCAGCGGGGCGGCTTTGTGCAGGCATTCCTGCCATTCTGCCTCCGCGTCCGAATCCGCGGTGATGCCGCCGCCGACCCCGAGCGCGATCGAACCGCCGTGCACCTCGAAAGTGCGGATCGCGACGTTCAGCTCCAGCCCGGCCACCGGCGACGCCAGACCGACCGCGCCCGTGTAGACCCCGCGCGGCCGCGGCTCCAGCTCCGCGATCAGCTCCAGCGCCCGGATCTTCGGCGCGCCCGTCACCGAGCCGGGCGGGAAGGTCGCGGCCAGCAACTCCGCGTCCGACGTGACCACCCGCCCCGCCACGGTCGACTCCAGGTGCCACACGCCGGGCGCCGGCCGCACCCGCAGCAGCTCGGGCACCCGCACGCTGCCCACCGCGCACACCCGGCCGAGGTCGTTGCGCACCAGGTCGGTGATCATCACGTTCTCGGCCACGTCCTTGACCGACTCGCGCAGCCGTCGCGCCAGCACGTCGTCCGCCGGGCCGCGCCGGGGCAGCGTGCCCTTGATCGGCGTCGAACGGACCTGGTCGCCGTGGCGGGCGAGGAACAGCTCGGGCGACAACGACACGACACTGCCCCACTCGCCGGTGAGGAACGCGGCCCGGCGCGGCTGCAACCCGCGCACTCCCTGCGCGAACAACGCGGCGGGCGAGCCCTCGAACGTGCCCTCGAAGCGTGTGCAGATGTTGGCCTGGAACAGCTCGCCGGCCTCGATGGCGTGCACGCACGCCTTCACCGCGTCGCCGTGTTCGGCGGGCAGCGGACGGTGTAACGGCCCCGCCTGCCAGGCCGGGGACGGCGCCGCCCGGCTCAGCAGGTCCGCGAACTCCGCCGCCAGGTCCGGGCCCCCGAGCGATTCGAACCACCACCAGCCGTCCGCGTCCAGCCGCAGGACGTGGTCGGCCCAGCCCCACACCGCCTCGGGCAGCGCCGTGCGGCGGCCGGACGGGTCGGTCAGGTCGTAGGAGAGATATCCGAACCAGCCACCGCCGACGACCCCCTCCGGAGCCTCGACCCGCGGTTGCCGGTCCGGCACCTCGAACGGGTCGGTGACCGGGCGGAGCTGGACCTCGGGCGCCAGCACCGCCTGGGAGCCGAACCACTCGCCGCACAGACCGGCCGCCGTGCCGATCCCCCGGTTGCGGGCGCGCTCGTCGAGGAGGAGCAGCACCTCATCCGGTGTTCTTCCCCGGCTCAGCCTCGTTCGTGTCGCCCGCACGGGGACATTGTGA
The window above is part of the Amycolatopsis thermoflava N1165 genome. Proteins encoded here:
- a CDS encoding aminodeoxychorismate synthase component I, encoding MLLLLDERARNRGIGTAAGLCGEWFGSQAVLAPEVQLRPVTDPFEVPDRQPRVEAPEGVVGGGWFGYLSYDLTDPSGRRTALPEAVWGWADHVLRLDADGWWWFESLGGPDLAAEFADLLSRAAPSPAWQAGPLHRPLPAEHGDAVKACVHAIEAGELFQANICTRFEGTFEGSPAALFAQGVRGLQPRRAAFLTGEWGSVVSLSPELFLARHGDQVRSTPIKGTLPRRGPADDVLARRLRESVKDVAENVMITDLVRNDLGRVCAVGSVRVPELLRVRPAPGVWHLESTVAGRVVTSDAELLAATFPPGSVTGAPKIRALELIAELEPRPRGVYTGAVGLASPVAGLELNVAIRTFEVHGGSIALGVGGGITADSDAEAEWQECLHKAAPLEALLT